The Streptomyces sp. NBC_00454 DNA segment GAGCCCGCGGGCGTCTCCATACCCGAGGCGGCATCCATACCGGCGCCGGCGCAGCCCCTGTCGCTCACCAAGCCCCCGGCCGAGGCGGCGGCCCCGGCCGATGCGCCGGCAGCCCCGGCGGCCCCGGCGGCCCCCGAGGCCCCGGCCGACAGCCGGCCCGAGGCACCCGCCGAGGCCCCGGCCGCGCCCGCCCAGGCGCCCGCCGCCGAGCCCGCCGCAGCAACGGCCCCCGCCGCCGCACCGGCTCCGGCACCGGCCCCGGCCCCCGCTCCGGCCCCCTTCGCCCCGGTCAGCCCCGCCCCGTCGGCCGCCCCCGCGGCGCCCGCGTACGCAGCCCCGTACGGCGCCCCCGGCCCGGGTGCACCCGGCGGCCCCGGCGCCCCGGCCAACCCCTGGTCCGCGCCCACCAACGGCGCCTACCCGGCGGCGCAGTTCGGCTACCCGGCTCCCCCGCCCCCCGCCAACGGCATGGCCGTGGCCGCCCTGGTCCTCGGCCTGCTCGGCATCGTGGTCGGGCTCATCCCGTTCCTCTTCTGGGCCGGCGCCCTGCTCGGCGTGACCGGCCTCGGACTCGGCATCGCGGCCGTCGTCCGGTCCCGCTCCGGCGCCCCGCGCGGCACGATGGCCGTGGTGGGCACCGTCCTCGGCATCGTCGCCATGGGCGCATCGGTCGGCGGCTACTTCCTCACCCAGGCCCTCGTCGGCAAGCTCGACGAGTCGATCTCCGAGGGCCGCTGGGACGAGGACACCTACCCGAGCGCCCCGGTCTACCCCAGCACCCCGGCGAAGCCGACCCCCTCCCCCTCGCCGACCCAGAAGCCCGGCATGACCAGCGCGCTGCCCTTCGGTGAGACCTTCACGTACCCGAGCGGGGTCCAGGTGAAGCTGTCGGCGCCGAAGAAGTACGTCACCGACAGCGAGTACATCAAGGTGGGCAACGCCGTTCAGGTGACCCTCACGATCACCAACAACTCGACCGAGACCCTCGAAGTCATCTACTCGGTGCCCAACCTCCGCGACGAGCAGGGCCTGGCCGGCAAGATGGTCTTCGACGGGGACATGCCGAAGATGGTCAAGGGCGACATCCTGCCGGGCGCCTCGGCGACGGGAGTCATCGCCTACGAGGTCCCCAAGGGCACCGCGAACCTGACCGCCGACATCACCCCGGGCGGCCGTCTGCCCTCCGTGAAGTACGCCGGTCCGATCGGCTGAAGCCGCTGAACCGGCGATGTCCAGGACATCGCGTCAGAAAGACGATTAGAGTGGCTCCGTGCCTCAACTTCGTCTCGCTCTGAATCAGATCGACTCGCATGTCGGCAACATCGCCGCCAACGCCGACTCGGTCGTGCACTGGACCCGGCACTCCGCCGAACAGGGCGCCCACCTGGTGGCGTTCCCGGAGATGATGCTGACCGGGTACCCCGTCGAGGACCTCGCCCTGCGCGGTTCCTTCGTCGAAGCCTCCCGTACGGCGCTGCGCGAACTCGCGGAGCGCCTCGCGGCCGAGGGCCTCGGCGACCTCCCGGTCGTCGTCGGCTACCTCGACCGTACGGAGAAGGCCGCGCCCAGGCTCGGCCGCCCGGCGGGGTCCCCGGAGAACGCGGCGGCCGTCCTGCACGGCGGGAAGGTCGTCCTGCGCTTCGCCAAGCACCACCTCCCCAACTACGGGGTCTTCGACGAGTTCCGCTACTTCGTGCCGGGCGACACCCAGCCGGTCGTCCGGGTGCGCGGGGTCGACGTGGCCCTGGCCATCTGCGAGGACCTCTGGCAGGAGGGCGGGCGCGTCCCCGCCACCCGGTCCGCCGGGGCCGGGCTGCTGATCTCGATCAACGCGTCCCCGTACGAGCGCAACAAGGACGACCTGCGCCTCGAACTGGTGCGCAAACGCGCCCAGGAGGCCGGCTGCACCCTCGCTTACCTGGCGATGATCGGCGGCCAGGACGAGCTGGTCTTCGACGGCGACTCCATCGTCGTGGACTCCGCGGGAGAGGTCATCGCGCGCGCCCCGCAGTTCTCCGAGGGCTGCGTGCTGATCGACCTCGACCTCCCCGCCGCTTCGGCCACCCCGGTCGAGGGCACCGTGGACGACGGCCTGCGCATCGACCGCATGATCCTCTCCGAGGAGCCGGTGGAACCGTACGAGGCGGTCGTGACCGGCGGCTACGCGGAGCGCCTGGACGACGACGAGGAGATCTACGACGCCCTGGTCGTGGGCCTGCGCGCGTACGTCCGCAAGAACGGTTTCCACTCGGTCCTGATCGGGCTCTCCGGCGGCATCGACTCGGCGCTCGTGGCCGCCATCGCCTGCGACGCGATCGGCGCGCAGAACGTGTACGGCATCTCGATGCCCTCGAAGTACTCCTCGGACCACTCCAGGGGCGACGCCGCCGACCTGGCCGAGCGGACCGGGCTGCGGTTCCGGACCGTGTCGATCGAGCTGATGTTCGACGCCTACATGGGATCGCTGGGCCTGACCGGGCTCGCCGAGGAGAACCTCCAGTCCCGGCTGCGCGGCACCATGCTGATGGCGGTCTCCAACGAGGAGGGCCACATCGTGCTGGCCCCGGGCAACAAGTCGGAGCTGGCCGTCGGCTACTCCACCCTGTACGGCGACTCCGTGGGCGCGTACGGCCCGATCAAGGACGTCTACAAGACGGACGTCTTCCGCCTGGCGGAGTACCGCAACCGGGCGGCGGCCGAGCGCGGCGAGACCCCGCCGATCCCGGAGAACTCCATCGTGAAGCCGCCGAGCGCCGAGCTGCGCCCGGGGCAGGTGGACACGGACTCGCTGCCGGACTACCCCGTCCTGGACGGGATCCTGGACCTCTACGTGGACCGCGACCAGGGCCTGGAGGCGATCGTCGCGGCCGGCTACGACCGCGAGCTGGTCGCGAAGACCCTGCGGATGGTCGACACGGCGGAGTACAAGCGCCGGCAGTACCCGCCGGGCACGAAGATCTCCGCGAAGGGCTTCGGCAAGGACCGCCGGCTGCCCATCACGAACGGCTGGCGCGAGCAGGCGTAGCCCCCCGCCCTACGGGGCTACGGCTTGACCGTGACCCGGGCGGCGATCGGAAGGTGGTCGCTGCCCGTGCGGGGCAGCGTCCAGGAGGCCTCCGGGGTGACCCCGCGGACCAGGATCTGGTCGATGCGGGCCATCGGGAACTGCGCGGGCCAGCTGAAGCCGAAGCCGTCGCCGGACGCGCCCTGGGTGGAACGCAGCTGCGAGGTGACCTCGGACAGGGCCCGGTCGTTGACCGTGCCGTTGAGGTCGCCGAGCAGGACGACCCGCTTGAGCGGTTCCGCGGCGAGCGCGGCGCCCAGGGCGTCGGCGCTGTTGTCGCGCTGGTTGGCGGTGAAACCGGCGTTGAGCTTGACCCGGACCGAGGGCAGGTGCGCGACGAAGGCCGCCACCTCCCCGTTCGGGGTCCGGACGGTGGCGCGCATCGCCCGGGTCCAGCCCATCTTGATGTCGACGGGCTGGCTGGAGACCAGCGGGTACTTGCTCCACAGGCCGACGGTGCCTTCGACCGCGTGGTACTCGTAGGTGTCCGCCAGGGCCTTCTCGTAGACGGGGACGGCGCTGCCCTTGAGCTCGGTCAGGGCCAGGACGTCGGCTCCGGACTTGGCCATCGACGCGGCGGTGCCGGCGGGGTCGGCGTTGTCGGCGTCGACGTTGTGGGTGGCGACCGTGAGGTTGCCGCCCGCGCGGGCCTTGTCGGTGACCAGGCCGCCGAAGAGGTTCACCCAGACGGCGGCGGTCAGCAGTATCGCGATGAGGGCGGTCGCGGACCTGCGGAAGACCGCGGCGGCGAAGAGGACGGGGACTGCCAGGCCCAGCCAGGGCAGGAAGGTCTCGGTGAGGCTGCCGAGGTTGCCGATGTCGTTGGGCAGCTCGGCGTGGAAGAGCATGACGAGGCAGAGCAGCACCGCGAGGGCCGCCAGCACGATGCCGCGGCGCCAGATGCCGCGGTCGCCCCGCAGATCGGCCAGCCGGCGCGGGAAGCCGGTTCGGGAGGGCTCGGGCTCCGAGCCGTCGCTCCCCATCTCCGTCTTGTACGCCTGTGCCATGCCACTGCCCTCGCTGCCGTGCTCGCGCTCCGTCCCCGCCTCTTGACCCTAGGCGATATGCGGAGCGTTCCGTGCCGATTGTCTCGGCCGTACGTCCGGGAGGACGAACGGGCGAGCGGCCGAGGTTCCGGTTGTCACGAAACGCGCACATTGGCCGGTACGGACCGGGCGTGCGCCGGGCGCGGGCCCGGAGCGGCCCCGGAGCCGGCCTGGAGTGTGACGAACGGCGGACGAACCGGGCTTCGTGGCACTTCCCCGCCGGGCCGGACGAGTGCCACCATGGTGGGTGAGTCCGGGGACGCCGTAAGGGTGCCTCGAGATGAACATCAAGGAGCAGTTGCAATGACGCATGCCGTTTCGCCTGCCCGCGAAGCCGCCTCCGCCACGCTGTACGGAGGCACGGGCACCCGGCGCATCACCGTCCGCGACCTCACCCTCGCCAAGGAACGCGGCGAGAAGTGGCCCATGCTCACCGCCTACGACGCGATGACCGCGTCCGTGTTCGACGAGGCCGGCATCCCGGTCATGCTCGTCGGCGACTCCATGGGCAACTGTCACCTCGGCTACGAGACCACCGTCCCGGTCACCATGGACGAGATGACCATCCTCTCGGCGGCCGTCGTACGGGGCACCAGCCGGGCCCTGATCGTCGGCGACCTGCCGTTCGGCTCGTACCAGGAGGGCGCCGTACAGGCCCTGCGCAGTGCCACCCGGCTCGTCAAGGACGCCGGGGTCGGCGCGGTCAAGCTGGAGGGCGGCGAGCGCTCGCTGGCCCAGACGGAGCTGATCGTCCAGTCCGGCATCCCGGTCATGTCCCACCTGGGTCTGACCCCGCAGTCCGTGAACGCCATGGGCTACCGGGTCCAGGGCCGCGGCGACGAGGCCGCGCACCAGCTGCTGCGCGACGCGAAGGCGGCACAGGACGCGGGTGCCTTCGCGGTGGTGCTGGAGCTGGTCCCGGCCGAGCTGGCCGCCGAGGTCACCCGGTCCCTGCACATCCCGACGGTCGGCATCGGCGCGGGCTCGGAGTGCGACGCCCAGGTGCTGGTGTGGACGGACATGATGGGGCTGACCAGCGGAAAGCTGCCGCGCTTCGTCAAGCAGTACGCGAACATCCGCCAGACCATGGGCGACGCGGCCAAGGCCTTCGCCGAGGACGTGGTCGGCGGAACGTTCCCGCAGGCGGAGCACGCCTTCCACTAGTGGGACAGTCCGACCGACAGCCCGCCGACACCCTTGTCGGCGGGCTGTCGGTCGGCTGTCGGTGCTTTGTCAGTGGCCGGTGGTCCCATGGTGGACATGACGCGAAACGACAACATTCCCCCGAACGGCTCGCACGCCGTACAGGTGCGGGGGCTGGTCAAGCACTACGGCGAGACCAAAGCCCTCGACGGTGTGGACCTCGATGTCCGCGAGGGCACCGTCCACGGGGTGCTCGGCCCCAACGGCGCCGGCAAGACCACCCTCGTGCGCTGCCTGTCCACCCTGGAGGTCCCCGACTCCGGCACGGCCTTCGTCGCCGGGTACGACGTGGTCCGCCAGCCCCGGCAGCTGCGCCGCACCATAGGCCTGACCGGCCAGTACGCCTCGGTGGACGAGAAGCTCTCCGGCCGGGAGAACCTCTACATGATCGGCCGGCTGCTGGACCTGTCCCGCAAGGACGCCAAGGCCCGCGCCGACGAGCTGCTGGAGCGGTTCTCCCTCACGGAGGCCGCGAAGAAGGCGGCCATGCACTACTCCGGCGGCATGCGCCGCCGGCTCGACCTGGCCGCCTCGATGATCGGCAGCCCGGCCGTGCTCTACCTGGACGAGCCGACCACCGGTCTCGACCCCCGTACCCGCAACGAGGTCTGGGACGAGGTGCAGCGGATGGTCGCCGAGGGGGCCACCGTCCTGCTCACCACCCAGTACATGGAGGAGGCCGAGCAGCTCGCCAGCGAGCTGACGGTCGTCGACCGCGGCAAGGTCATCGCCAACGGCAAGGTCGACGAGCTGAAGGCCCAGGTCGGCGGCCGCACGCTGAAGATCCGCCCCGTCTCCTCCGCCGATCTGCCGGGCATGGCCCGCTCCCTCGCGGAGGCCGGGCTCGACGGGATCGCCGGCACCCAGGCCGTACCCGACGAGGGCGTCCTGCTGGTCCCGATCCTCAGCGACGAGCAGCTCACCGCGGTGGTCGGCCTGCTGGCCGCCCGCGGGTACCCGATCGCGGACCTCGGCACCTACCTGCCCAGCCTCGACGAGGTGTTCCTGGCCATCACCGGCCAGAAGCCCTCCTCGACCGAAGACCGTATCCCCACCGAGCAGACCGAGGAGGTCGCGGCATGAGCACCGTAACCACGACGAAGCCCAGCGCCCCCGCGCCCTCCAGGGCGCAGCGCACCGTTCCGGACGGCGAGGGCCGGATCGGCCTGCGGGCCAACCTGCGGCACATCGGCGCCCTGGTGCGCCGCAACGCCCTGCAGATCAAGCAGGACCCCGAGTCGATGTTCGACGTCCTGTTCATGCCGATCATCTTCACGCTGCTGTTCGTGTTCGTCTTCGGCGGCGCGATCTCCGGCAAGGGCAACCAGGCGGAGTACGTCAACTACGTGGTGCCCGGCCTGATGGCCATGATGGGCATGAACATCGCGATGGGCGTCGGCACCGGCGTCAACGACGACTTCAAGAAGGGCGTGATGGACCGCTTCCGGTCCATGCCGATCGCCCGGTCGTCCGTGCTCATCGCGAAGATCGTGGTCGAGATCGGCCGCATGATGGTCGCCATCGCGATCCTGCTCACCGTGGGCTTCATCCTCGGCCTGTCGATCAAGACCTCGGTCCTGGACCTGTTCCTGTCCATCGGCCTGGCGGCGGTCTTCGGCGCCTCGCTGATGTGGATCTTCATCCTGCTCGGTCTGACCATGAAGACCGCGCAGGCCGTCCAGGGCATGGCGATGCTGGTCCTGATGCCGCTGCAGTTCGGCAGCTCGATCTTCGCCCCGCCGTCCACGATGCCCGGCTGGTTGCAGTCCTTCACGGACTACAACCCGCTGTCCAACCTGGCCGACGCGGCCCGCGGGCTGATCAACGGCGGCCCGGTCGGCCACTCCGTCCTGATGACCCTGGGCTGGTCGGTGGCGATCACCGCGGTCACCATGCCGCTGGCCATCCGCAAGTTCCGCCAGAAGACCTGATCCGGGCGGTCCGTGCGGATCGCGTCCCGGACGGGCCGTGAGAACAGAGGGACCGGATCAGACGAGGGCGGCGGCCTCCTCCATCGTGAGGCGGCCGCCTTCGGCGTACGCGGACTCGTACGCGGCTTCGCCCAGCGCGGCCCGCGCCCGCCCCGTGGCCCGGGCGGCGCATTCGCGTTCCATCCTGACGGGCACGTGGGCCGTCGGCAGATGGGCCCGGTAGGCCCCGAGCAGCAGGGCCGCCGACCGGGCGTGCTCCTCGCCGCCCAGACCGGCGTGCGCGTCGGCCGCGGTCATCAGGTACACGGCCCGCATCTGGGGAGCGACCATGGCGGCGAGCGGATCCTCCACCGCCTCCAGCGCCTTGCGGGCCTGGCCCAGGGCGTCCTCGTACCTGCCCTCCTCGATGTCCAGCCAGGCCAGGATGCCCATCAGGAAGGCGTCGAAGAGGGCGTAGGCCCCGAACGCGAACTCCTCGCGCAGGTTCTGGATCTGGGCGCGGGCCTCGGGGATCCGGCCGGTGAAGCCCAGCCGGGTCGCGAGGAACATCCGGGCGGCGGGCATGGCCTCGTTGCCGTAGCGCTGCGGGGTGTTCAGGATCCCGGTGAGGATCTCCTCGGCCAGCGCGCCGTCGCCGTTCTCCAGGAGGGCCCCGGCCATGCGGACCCGAAGGACCGTCACCTGGGCCTTGGCGCCGAGCCGTTCGGCGTGCACGACGGCCGCCCGGTAGTCCTCGGCGGCCAGGGTGTGCTCGCCGCTCTTCTCACGGGCTTCGGCGC contains these protein-coding regions:
- a CDS encoding DUF4190 domain-containing protein produces the protein MSTPPNQPSTPSGPPTEPAGVSIPEAASIPAPAQPLSLTKPPAEAAAPADAPAAPAAPAAPEAPADSRPEAPAEAPAAPAQAPAAEPAAATAPAAAPAPAPAPAPAPAPFAPVSPAPSAAPAAPAYAAPYGAPGPGAPGGPGAPANPWSAPTNGAYPAAQFGYPAPPPPANGMAVAALVLGLLGIVVGLIPFLFWAGALLGVTGLGLGIAAVVRSRSGAPRGTMAVVGTVLGIVAMGASVGGYFLTQALVGKLDESISEGRWDEDTYPSAPVYPSTPAKPTPSPSPTQKPGMTSALPFGETFTYPSGVQVKLSAPKKYVTDSEYIKVGNAVQVTLTITNNSTETLEVIYSVPNLRDEQGLAGKMVFDGDMPKMVKGDILPGASATGVIAYEVPKGTANLTADITPGGRLPSVKYAGPIG
- a CDS encoding NAD+ synthase; amino-acid sequence: MPQLRLALNQIDSHVGNIAANADSVVHWTRHSAEQGAHLVAFPEMMLTGYPVEDLALRGSFVEASRTALRELAERLAAEGLGDLPVVVGYLDRTEKAAPRLGRPAGSPENAAAVLHGGKVVLRFAKHHLPNYGVFDEFRYFVPGDTQPVVRVRGVDVALAICEDLWQEGGRVPATRSAGAGLLISINASPYERNKDDLRLELVRKRAQEAGCTLAYLAMIGGQDELVFDGDSIVVDSAGEVIARAPQFSEGCVLIDLDLPAASATPVEGTVDDGLRIDRMILSEEPVEPYEAVVTGGYAERLDDDEEIYDALVVGLRAYVRKNGFHSVLIGLSGGIDSALVAAIACDAIGAQNVYGISMPSKYSSDHSRGDAADLAERTGLRFRTVSIELMFDAYMGSLGLTGLAEENLQSRLRGTMLMAVSNEEGHIVLAPGNKSELAVGYSTLYGDSVGAYGPIKDVYKTDVFRLAEYRNRAAAERGETPPIPENSIVKPPSAELRPGQVDTDSLPDYPVLDGILDLYVDRDQGLEAIVAAGYDRELVAKTLRMVDTAEYKRRQYPPGTKISAKGFGKDRRLPITNGWREQA
- the panB gene encoding 3-methyl-2-oxobutanoate hydroxymethyltransferase, with translation MTHAVSPAREAASATLYGGTGTRRITVRDLTLAKERGEKWPMLTAYDAMTASVFDEAGIPVMLVGDSMGNCHLGYETTVPVTMDEMTILSAAVVRGTSRALIVGDLPFGSYQEGAVQALRSATRLVKDAGVGAVKLEGGERSLAQTELIVQSGIPVMSHLGLTPQSVNAMGYRVQGRGDEAAHQLLRDAKAAQDAGAFAVVLELVPAELAAEVTRSLHIPTVGIGAGSECDAQVLVWTDMMGLTSGKLPRFVKQYANIRQTMGDAAKAFAEDVVGGTFPQAEHAFH
- a CDS encoding ATP-binding cassette domain-containing protein, whose amino-acid sequence is MVDMTRNDNIPPNGSHAVQVRGLVKHYGETKALDGVDLDVREGTVHGVLGPNGAGKTTLVRCLSTLEVPDSGTAFVAGYDVVRQPRQLRRTIGLTGQYASVDEKLSGRENLYMIGRLLDLSRKDAKARADELLERFSLTEAAKKAAMHYSGGMRRRLDLAASMIGSPAVLYLDEPTTGLDPRTRNEVWDEVQRMVAEGATVLLTTQYMEEAEQLASELTVVDRGKVIANGKVDELKAQVGGRTLKIRPVSSADLPGMARSLAEAGLDGIAGTQAVPDEGVLLVPILSDEQLTAVVGLLAARGYPIADLGTYLPSLDEVFLAITGQKPSSTEDRIPTEQTEEVAA
- a CDS encoding ABC transporter permease, whose protein sequence is MSTVTTTKPSAPAPSRAQRTVPDGEGRIGLRANLRHIGALVRRNALQIKQDPESMFDVLFMPIIFTLLFVFVFGGAISGKGNQAEYVNYVVPGLMAMMGMNIAMGVGTGVNDDFKKGVMDRFRSMPIARSSVLIAKIVVEIGRMMVAIAILLTVGFILGLSIKTSVLDLFLSIGLAAVFGASLMWIFILLGLTMKTAQAVQGMAMLVLMPLQFGSSIFAPPSTMPGWLQSFTDYNPLSNLADAARGLINGGPVGHSVLMTLGWSVAITAVTMPLAIRKFRQKT